From Quercus lobata isolate SW786 chromosome 1, ValleyOak3.0 Primary Assembly, whole genome shotgun sequence, one genomic window encodes:
- the LOC115952797 gene encoding cysteine-rich repeat secretory protein 38-like, with protein sequence MLCSRYISVSFLLFSLSLHAVNCAGPLYHFCFSQENYTANSPYGTNLNGLLNLLSTKVPSTGFGLGSTGEGQDQANGLALCRGDVSSTNCKTCIDDAGKELGDRCPYKKGAIIWYDNCLLKYSNIDFFGEIDNKNKFYMWNVKDVENPTSFNPKVKDLLSSLSNKAYANPKFYATGDLELDSSSKLYGLAQCTRDLSGLDCKKCLDTAISELPNCCDGKRGGRVVGGSCNVRYELYPFVDA encoded by the coding sequence ATGTTGTGCTCAAGATATATTTCTGTCAGCTTTCTATTATTCAGCCTATCCCTCCATGCAGTCAATTGTGCTGGCCCATTATACCATTTTTGTTTTAGCCAGGAAAACTACACTGCCAATAGCCCTTATGGTACAAACTTAAATGGCTTGCTCAATCTTTTGTCCACCAAAGTTCCTTCAACAGGGTTTGGGCTCGGCTCGACTGGGGAAGGCCAAGATCAAGCAAATGGTTTGGCCCTATGCCGAGGTGATGTCTCAAGCACAAACTGTAAGACCTGTATCGATGATGCAGGCAAAGAGCTTGGTGATCGTTGTCCTTATAAAAAAGGAGCGATAATTTGGTACGATAACTGCCTTTTAAAGTACTCGAACATAGATTTCTTTGGAGAAATCGATAACAAAAACAAGTTCTACATGTGGAACGTCAAAGATGTAGAAAATCCCACTTCATTCAATCCAAAAGTTAAGGATTTGTTAAGCAGCTTATCTAATAAAGCTTATGCCAATCCAAAATTCTATGCTACCGGGGACCTAGAGCTTGATTCATCAAGCAAACTATATGGTTTGGCTCAATGCACCAGGGACCTTTCAGGTCTTGATTGTAAGAAGTGTCTTGATACTGCGATTAGTGAACTTCCCAACTGTTGTGATGGAAAACGAGGTGGGCGAGTTGTTGGTGGCAGTTGTAACGTTAGATATGAACTTTACCCCTTTGTTGATGCCTAG